In a single window of the Streptomyces sp. HUAS ZL42 genome:
- a CDS encoding TetR/AcrR family transcriptional regulator — protein sequence MGHTMDGTRQRRRGNTRQRIQDVALELFAEQGYEKTSLREIAERLEVTKAALYYHFKTKEEIIVSIFEDLTKPIENLIEWGRQQPHTLETKHELVRRYSETLAEAAPLFRFMQENQATVRELSIGEMFKNRMLGMRDIIIDPDADLVDQVRCISALFTMHAGMFLLKDLEGDPEDKRKAVLEVATDLVTQAHRGGEQP from the coding sequence ATGGGTCACACCATGGACGGCACCAGGCAGCGGCGCCGCGGGAACACCCGCCAGCGCATCCAGGACGTGGCCCTCGAACTCTTCGCCGAGCAGGGCTACGAGAAGACCTCTCTGCGCGAGATCGCCGAGCGCCTCGAGGTCACGAAGGCGGCGCTGTACTACCACTTCAAGACCAAGGAAGAGATCATCGTCAGCATCTTCGAGGATCTGACGAAGCCGATCGAGAACCTGATCGAGTGGGGCAGGCAGCAGCCGCACACGCTCGAGACGAAGCACGAACTCGTACGCCGCTACAGCGAGACCCTGGCCGAGGCGGCCCCGCTCTTCCGCTTCATGCAGGAGAACCAGGCGACGGTACGGGAACTGAGCATCGGCGAGATGTTCAAGAACCGCATGCTGGGCATGCGCGACATCATCATCGATCCCGACGCCGACCTGGTGGACCAGGTGCGCTGCATCAGCGCCCTGTTCACGATGCACGCCGGGATGTTCCTGCTGAAGGACCTCGAAGGCGACCCCGAGGACAAGCGCAAGGCAGTCCTCGAGGTCGCCACGGATCTGGTGACCCAGGCCCATCGGGGCGGGGAACAGCCTTAG
- a CDS encoding M23 family metallopeptidase yields MSQRVSSRSSRTSVLRTRAAVVAAALGASVVLGAGVASAAEATTAKSAVSASSWVDPVKKYKLSASFHQSGAMWQSTHSGQDFAVPSGTDVMAAHGGTVVKAGGNGAGDGPAYGNAVVIKHGNGIYSQYAHLSRVDVKVGQVVKTGQHIARSGNTGNSSGPHLHFEIRTSPNYGSAIDPVRFLRSKGVTL; encoded by the coding sequence ATGTCCCAGCGCGTGTCTTCCCGTTCTTCCCGTACGTCCGTCCTCCGCACCCGCGCGGCTGTTGTGGCCGCCGCCCTCGGTGCGTCTGTCGTGCTGGGAGCCGGGGTCGCGTCGGCCGCGGAGGCCACCACCGCCAAGTCGGCCGTGTCGGCCTCCTCGTGGGTCGACCCGGTGAAGAAGTACAAGCTGAGCGCCAGCTTCCACCAGTCCGGCGCCATGTGGCAGTCCACGCACAGCGGGCAGGACTTCGCCGTGCCGAGCGGCACCGACGTGATGGCCGCGCACGGCGGCACCGTGGTCAAGGCCGGCGGCAACGGCGCCGGCGACGGCCCCGCCTACGGCAACGCCGTCGTCATCAAGCACGGCAACGGGATCTACTCGCAGTACGCCCACCTGTCCCGCGTCGACGTGAAGGTCGGTCAGGTCGTCAAGACCGGTCAGCACATAGCCCGGTCGGGCAACACCGGCAACTCCAGCGGGCCCCACCTGCACTTCGAGATCCGTACGAGCCCGAACTACGGCTCGGCCATCGACCCGGTCCGCTTCCTGCGCTCCAAGGGCGTGACCCTCTAA
- a CDS encoding HAD family acid phosphatase yields MTRRTWTRRIGMTAVATAAVTAMAVSTGAQAATATSTSTVATTAAAEDVDYATWQNDCQTVMDQALPYLKQRIAAAKPGEKQAIVFDIDNTTLETDFGFSYPQPANKPVLNVAKYAQEHGVSLFFVTARPGIIYSFTDYNLKYVGYNVSGLYVRGLIDLFKDVAAYKTAQRVDIENKGYTIIANIGNSATDLSGGHAEKTYKLPDYNGQLS; encoded by the coding sequence ATGACCAGACGCACCTGGACGCGCCGCATCGGCATGACCGCCGTTGCCACGGCCGCCGTCACGGCGATGGCCGTTTCCACCGGCGCCCAGGCCGCGACGGCCACCAGCACCTCCACCGTCGCCACCACGGCCGCCGCGGAGGACGTCGACTACGCCACCTGGCAGAACGACTGCCAGACGGTGATGGACCAGGCGCTGCCGTATCTCAAGCAGCGCATCGCCGCCGCCAAGCCGGGCGAGAAGCAGGCGATCGTCTTCGACATCGACAACACCACCCTGGAGACCGACTTCGGCTTCAGCTACCCGCAGCCGGCCAACAAGCCGGTCCTGAACGTCGCCAAGTACGCCCAGGAGCACGGGGTCTCCCTGTTCTTCGTCACCGCTCGGCCGGGCATCATCTACTCGTTCACCGACTACAACCTCAAGTACGTCGGCTACAACGTCTCCGGTCTCTACGTCCGCGGCCTCATCGACCTCTTCAAGGATGTCGCCGCCTACAAGACGGCCCAGCGCGTCGACATCGAGAACAAGGGCTACACGATCATCGCGAACATAGGCAACAGCGCCACCGACCTGTCGGGCGGTCACGCCGAGAAGACCTACAAACTGCCGGACTACAACGGGCAGTTGTCCTGA